Proteins from a genomic interval of Bradyrhizobium sp. CCGB01:
- the ugpB gene encoding sn-glycerol-3-phosphate ABC transporter substrate-binding protein UgpB: MALRHFGAAAALAVTVGFGSSPAWAVTEIQWWHAMTGANNDVIVKLATDFNASQTDYKVIPTYKGNYPDTMNAGIAAFRAGNAPHIMQVFEVGTATMMAATGAVKPVYKLMAEAGEKFDPKIYLPAITGYYSTSKGEMLSFPFNSSSTVMWVNLDELKKANVEIPKTWPETFEAAKKLKAAGHDTCGFSGSWVTWVNLEQLSAWHNVPLASKANGLDGFDTVLEFNGPLQVKHLETLVELQKTKVYDYAGRTNTGEGRFTSGECPIYLTSSAFFGNVKAQAKFNFTAVPMPYYPDVKGAPQNSIIGGASLWVMGGKSAEEYKGVAKFLTFLSDTDRQVYIHKASGYLPITKAAYEKAKAEGFYKDQPYLETPLLELTNKEPTENSRGLRLGNMVQLRDVWSEEIEQALAGKKTAKQALDTAVERGNTMLRQFEKTAVK; this comes from the coding sequence ATGGCTCTTCGACACTTTGGCGCGGCTGCCGCGCTTGCAGTCACCGTTGGTTTTGGCAGTTCGCCGGCGTGGGCCGTGACCGAAATCCAGTGGTGGCACGCGATGACCGGTGCCAACAACGACGTCATCGTCAAGCTCGCCACCGACTTCAACGCGTCGCAGACCGACTACAAGGTGATCCCAACCTACAAGGGCAACTACCCCGATACGATGAACGCCGGCATCGCGGCGTTCCGCGCCGGTAACGCGCCGCACATCATGCAGGTGTTCGAAGTCGGCACCGCGACCATGATGGCCGCGACCGGCGCCGTAAAACCCGTCTACAAGCTGATGGCCGAGGCCGGCGAGAAGTTCGATCCCAAGATCTACCTGCCCGCCATCACCGGCTACTACTCGACCTCGAAGGGCGAGATGCTGTCCTTCCCGTTCAACTCGTCGTCGACCGTCATGTGGGTCAACCTCGACGAGCTCAAGAAGGCGAACGTCGAGATCCCCAAGACCTGGCCGGAAACGTTCGAGGCTGCCAAGAAGCTGAAGGCTGCGGGTCATGACACCTGCGGCTTCTCCGGCTCCTGGGTCACCTGGGTCAATCTCGAGCAGCTCTCCGCCTGGCACAACGTGCCGCTCGCCAGCAAGGCCAACGGCCTCGACGGCTTCGACACCGTGCTGGAGTTCAACGGCCCGCTCCAGGTCAAGCATCTCGAAACCCTGGTCGAGCTCCAGAAGACCAAGGTCTACGACTATGCCGGCCGCACCAACACCGGCGAAGGCCGCTTCACCTCCGGCGAATGCCCGATCTACCTGACCTCGTCGGCGTTCTTCGGCAACGTCAAGGCGCAGGCCAAGTTCAACTTCACCGCCGTGCCGATGCCCTACTATCCGGACGTCAAGGGCGCGCCGCAGAACTCGATCATCGGCGGCGCCTCGCTCTGGGTCATGGGCGGCAAATCGGCCGAGGAATACAAGGGCGTCGCGAAATTCCTGACCTTCCTCTCGGACACCGATCGCCAAGTCTACATCCACAAGGCCTCCGGCTATCTGCCGATCACCAAGGCGGCCTATGAGAAGGCCAAGGCCGAGGGCTTCTACAAGGATCAGCCCTATCTCGAGACCCCGCTGCTCGAGCTGACCAACAAGGAGCCGACCGAGAATTCGCGCGGTCTGCGCCTCGGCAACATGGTTCAGCTCCGTGACGTCTGGTCGGAAGAGATCGAGCAGGCGCTGGCCGGCAAGAAGACCGCCAAGCAGGCGCTCGACACCGCCGTCGAACGCGGCAACACCATGCTGCGCCAGTTCGAAAAGACCGCGGTAAAATAA
- a CDS encoding CaiB/BaiF CoA-transferase family protein, which produces MTEAVLGAMSGLRVIDLTRVLGGPYCTQILADHGADVIKVEPPAGDEVRDWGPPFHEEDAAYFIGINRNKRSIGLDLASEGGRAVLLKMLESADVLIENFKPGTLEKWGIGNEVLREKFPRLVHCRICGFGADGPRGGNPGYDAIIQAMTGMIAATGSPESGPMRIGVPLVDITTGLYAAIGILMALSERQRSGQGQFLETTLYETGLAIMHPHTANYFMHGKPPSLTGNEHPNLVPYAIFPTKTDNIFIGVGNDGTFRKLAKEIGKPELGTDPRFARNKDRIANRDALRAELAAVFSQHEAEPLCNRLLAAGLPAGPVQKIDQALTNPHTIARGDVIEKDWYKGVASPIRLDRSKPSLRRLPPKFSQHSQEVLGEFGYSKSEIDAMVEQGTVCGPERKR; this is translated from the coding sequence GGCGGTCCCTACTGCACCCAGATTCTTGCCGACCACGGCGCCGACGTGATCAAGGTCGAGCCGCCGGCCGGCGACGAGGTGCGCGACTGGGGCCCTCCCTTCCACGAGGAAGACGCGGCCTATTTCATCGGCATCAACCGCAACAAGCGCTCGATCGGCCTCGACCTCGCCTCCGAAGGCGGCCGCGCCGTGCTGCTCAAGATGCTGGAGAGCGCCGACGTCCTGATCGAGAATTTCAAGCCGGGCACGCTGGAGAAATGGGGCATCGGCAACGAGGTGCTGCGCGAGAAATTCCCGCGCCTGGTGCACTGCCGGATCTGCGGCTTCGGCGCCGACGGCCCGCGCGGCGGCAATCCCGGCTATGACGCCATCATCCAGGCCATGACCGGCATGATCGCGGCCACCGGCTCGCCCGAGAGCGGGCCGATGCGGATCGGCGTGCCGCTGGTCGACATCACCACCGGCCTCTATGCGGCGATCGGTATCCTGATGGCGCTGTCGGAGCGGCAGCGCTCGGGCCAGGGCCAGTTCCTGGAGACGACGCTGTACGAGACCGGTCTTGCCATCATGCATCCGCACACCGCGAACTATTTCATGCATGGCAAGCCGCCGAGCCTGACCGGCAACGAGCATCCCAACCTCGTGCCCTATGCGATCTTCCCGACGAAAACCGACAACATCTTCATCGGCGTCGGCAATGACGGCACCTTCCGCAAGCTCGCCAAGGAGATCGGCAAGCCCGAGCTCGGCACCGATCCGCGCTTTGCCCGCAACAAGGACCGCATCGCCAATCGCGATGCGCTGCGCGCCGAGCTTGCCGCCGTGTTCAGCCAGCACGAGGCCGAGCCGCTGTGCAATCGCCTGCTCGCCGCGGGCCTGCCCGCAGGTCCCGTGCAGAAGATCGACCAGGCGTTGACCAACCCGCACACGATCGCCCGCGGCGATGTCATTGAGAAGGACTGGTACAAGGGCGTGGCCTCGCCGATCCGGCTCGATCGCAGCAAGCCGAGCCTGCGCCGGCTGCCGCCGAAATTCAGCCAGCACTCCCAGGAAGTGCTGGGCGAGTTCGGCTACTCCAAATCCGAGATCGACGCGATGGTCGAGCAGGGCACGGTCTGCGGCCCCGAGCGCAAGCGCTAG